Within the Candidatus Margulisiibacteriota bacterium genome, the region AACATGTTGAGGTAGTGGAAAAGAATAACTCCTTCAGTTTGGTTACGGTAAACAGTCTGCAAAAGAAAGCACGTTTGGCCAAACAGTATCCATCAGCCGATTTGGTGGACATGGAAGCTTATCATCTGCTCAAAATATTTCCGAACATGACTATTAATTTTTATAAAATTGTTCTGGATACATTCACGATAAATCCCGAGCAATTCTTTTTCCGTTGTTTCTTATTCTTCAAGATTGCTAAAAACACCAAAAAAATATGCGGCTTACTTACTGAAAAATATTTAAAAGTTAACTAAAATACGCTATGCTATATATATACTCTTAGTAAAATGGTTTTCGGTATTGTTGCCTATGTCGCTCGCTGCTCAATGTACTATTAAGTACATTTCCGCTGCTCGCTTCCTTGGCGCCTCGCCGAAATTCCATTTTGTGTCGAGTATGTTTCGATAAAGCCAAGAGGGGAAAGTCTCATCAAGAGATAATTTATATTTAGGTTTATATGTTAAAACCATTGACTGTAAAGAAAATAGGTTTAATTCAACTTCTACTCATTTCTTTTTTAATGATGTTTGTATTGGCTATTGTTGCTCATCAGATCATGAGAAACAGACTGGACCAGGAACGAACCAAATATTATCCTGATCTCTTGCATTTTTTAGCTTTCAGGGTTTTTGAATTTAAAGACCATTATCAGGGGCAGATTAAACAACTGGCCGCTAATGAAAAAGTTATTCTGGCCTTAAAAAATAATATGGAGGCAAAAACTTTACTATATGAAACTTTATGGCCTAAAATTATTTCCGACCAGCGTTATATGGTAAATTTGGTGTTGCTTAATACACACGGCAAGGTTATAGCAGACAGTCTTAACGGCAGAGTGGCTTTCCTGGAAAAATATTTTGAAAAAGAAAAACTAAAAACCTGTTCACTAAGGTTGATACCGGGAGATTTGAACAGAAACTATCTTTTTGTTTCTTATCCGGTCCGGGATAAGGACCAGATTATCGGTTATGCAGGTATCATTTTCGATAGCGTTAATCTTTTCAGAATAATTTTCGGTAAAGACCGTTTTTCTATGAAATATATTATAGCCATGATGGATTCTGAATCCGATACCATGATTTACGAAAATAATTCTAATGTTAACGTTTCTCTATACAATAAAAAGTTACTCAACGCTATAAACAAAAACAGGAGCGTAAAGTTGAATAAGCAAAAATTTATTATTTTTAAAGAAAGCCTGGAAAATACGGATGTATCACTCATCTTTATGGTCCAAAAGCTTAAATCCACAAATCATTCTATTATTTATGTTGTAGGTTTTTACTTGTTTCTTTTACTCCTACTGGTCCCCATAGGGTTGGTTTTTTCCAGATTTTTCGATGTACATGTTAATTACAGGTTGCAAAAGCTCAAAGAAGCCATGAAGCTGATGGTAAATGACGACGAGATTATTAACATCAATTTCCTTACGGGTGATATGTTTCAGGAACTTGGGGAGGCAACAACAGAGAGCGGGAAGCAAATGCATAATCTGTATAAAAAAATCTATGCTACCTCCATTAATCTGGCGGATTTTTCACAAAAGTTGCTTTCAGCTGTCAGAAATGCAGAAAGAGGCATACATTTGTTGAGCAGGATTATTCAGGATGTATCCAGAGGAACTAACAGCCAGGAAGAAGATACGCATAATATTGCCGTGGATATGCAGACAATGATGAATTTATTGAAGAATATGGCAATTTCTTCAGGTGTGCAAGTATCGGAAATACAAAACACAGCAGATGCTGTAAAGCGTAATGACGATGTTATGCTTGATCTGGCAAAAACCGCTGAATATCAGGCCTCAGAGGTTAATAAGACAAAAAATATTATCCACCAGATAGCCACTGCCATTCATGAGGTTTCCAATGAAGCCATCGGCATTGCCCAGTTTGCCAATCAAACCCAGGAAGTAGCTATGCAGGGTCAATGTATTGTTTCTGATACTCTGGAAAGTATGGTTGCTATCAAAAAGACCGTACTGGACGCGGCTAAAATTATTACAACTTTAGGCGAAAATTCCAGCAAGATCAGTGCCATAATTGAATTTATCGATGATATATCCAAACAAACGAATTTATTATCGGTTAATGCCGCTATTGAAGCGGCCAGGGCAGGAGAGCAGGGCAGGGGCTTTGCAGTGGTAGCAGATGAAGTTAGGAAACTGGCAGAGCGGGCAACCAACGCAACCAGAGAAATCGCCGTACTTATCAGCAAGATACAGGAAGATACGGATAAAGCCGTGAAATCTATGGAAGACAGCACAAAACAAGTGGAAAAGGGGTCAAATCTCGCCCAGGAAGCCAACAATGCTTTAAATAATATTATTGAAGTTGTTAAAAATACAGTTACACAGATAGAGAGTATTTCCGCTGCATCCGAACAGGTTACAGCATCGAGTATCGAAGTTGTTACAATTACCGCCAATATCGCTGACGACATTGAAGACAGCAATAAGGCTATACATGAGTTTTCTACAAGCTTCAAGGAATTGGTGGAATTAATGAATAAAGTCAAAGAGATCTCAATAAAAAATTTGAACGCTACCAATGATATTGATGACAAATATGAATTGACCCTGGAAAAAGTAACTAAAATCCTGGAAATTGCCAAGCGTAATACCACCTTGTCCAAAGAAGCAAATGATTCTAACCAGAAGATGGCGTTTTTCATGGACAAAACAAATAAACTTATTGGGGAACTTGCCGCTCATATCGCGGTTATACGAGATATCGGTTCAGCTGCTCATACCCAAAAGGATAGTACCAGCAACGAAAGTGTAGAGATAACACAAAACGAGTTGAGTGATGTTCTGAATATAGAAAAAAGATAACCGATTTAACGGATTACAATTTCTTCTTTCAATTCAATTTTAAATTTTTCTTTTACCTTTTTTTTCATTATTTGAATAAGTTCGTTTACTTCCTGTACACTGGAGTTCTTGGTTATGATTACATTCGCGTGTTGCTTGGACACAAAAGTATTTTTATATTGGAATCCTTTTAATCCCGCTTCATCAAGAAGTTTACCTGCGCTGTATTCCTTGGTATTCAGAAAAACGCTTCCCAGAGTGTGGTTCAAAGGATATAAATTTTTTCTTTTATAGGTCATTTCAGATAATTTTTTATTGATATTATCCAGCGTATCTTTGTGAAATTGTAATGTAGCATTGAGTAAAACAAGCCCTTCTTTTTTTAAAGTTGATGAACGATAAGAGAAAATTTTTTGTTTAGAAGTGATTTTTATTTCAGAAATGATTTTGGTCTTAGGATTTAAAACAGTTATTTTTTTGAGAAGATTACTGATTTCTTCGTCGTAAGCACCGAAGTTCTGCACAATCGCACCGCCCAGACTGGCAGGAACAGGATATGTAAACTCCAGTCCGGATAAACTGAATTTTTTGGCTTTTGCGATAATTTCCGGCAGGAGAACGCCTGCTTCTGCTTCTATTTGGCAATCCGGTAATATCGTAATTTTTTTTAGTAATTTCAGACTGACAAAAGCTTCTTTTTGCGGATTCAGGTAAAAAGAATTAGTTCCGTTACCAATTACAATGTACGGCTCTTTTATGGCCAGAAGTTCTTCTATATTTTCAGGATAGATAACCCTGTAATCCAGACCGGTGGCCCAAAGATTACTAAGTTTGCTGGCATTTAATGTAGATTCATTCATAGTTCAATATTTTTTGCCTTTAATTGCTGAAAAATTTCTTTGGAAACGTGAGTTATATCACCAGCGCCCAGAGTAATTACCAGATCGCCAGGCTTGATAATTTCCATAACTGTTCTACCTATATCTCCGATATTTTTAATATACAAAGTTTTGTTTTTATTCATCAGCTTCAACATATTATTAATACTTAAATTACTGGAGTTACTTTCTCCTGCCGCATAAACATTTGTAACCACAACAAAATCGGCGATATCGAGAACCTCGGCAAATTTATCATAAAAAGCATTATAACGAGAATAACGATGTGGCTGGAAAATCGCCACTACCCTTTTGCCAAAGTTTTTGGCTGCTTCCAATGTATACTTGATCTCTGTCGGGTGGTGTGCGTAATCATCATAGATTTCTATTTCATTAACCTCTCCGACTTTATGAAAACGACGTGACGCACCTTCGAAGCTTAGAAAAGATTTGGTTACATTGTTCAGGGACAGGTGATGTGAATAGGCAAAGGCAAACACAACCAGACTATTAAGCACATTTTGCATTCCGGGTATATTCAGACAGATATTTTCAGCGACGAGGTTGCCTTTTATATAAACATCAAAATAAATTTTCTGGTCTTTCTTGCGGATATTTCTGGCCTGAACAATATTGTTTTCGCCTAGACCGTAAGTGATAACGTTTTTATTTTTCAGATTTATTTTTTTGATATTTTCATCGTCGCCATGAATGATCAGACAATTCTTTTCCGGTGGCAGACGGTCGGTAAAACGGGAAAAGGTATCAATAATATCCTGCAGGTCCTCATATTCATCTAAATGTTCTTCTTCAATATTGGTAATAACAATAACAGTGGGGTTTAAAAATAAAAAAGATCTGTCACTTTCATCGGCTTCAGCGACAATGTATTCGTTTGTGCCGAATTGAGAAGCAGTGTTCAAATGCTTCAGGGGCGCTCCGATTACGAATGTAGGATTTTTATCTTCAACTTGTAAATAATGTGAGAGGAAGCTGGTAGTTGTGGTTTTGCCGTGAGTCCCGGAAACCGCGATGCGGTTTTCATGTTTGTCCATGATAAAAGAAAGCAGTTCTGCTCTTTTATAAATAGGCATGCGATTGCTTTTAGCCATTAAATATTCTATGTTATCTTCTTTAATTGCCGAGGAAATAACTACAACCTCGGCCAGACGTATATTACTTTCATCATGTCCGTAAAATATCTGGGCGCCCATTTCTTTAAGCCTCAGAGTATAAACGTTTTCCTTGATATCACTGCCGGAAACTTCGTAGCCCATATCAATAAGGATTTTGGCCAGAGGGTTCATACCGCTGCCGCCTATACCGATAAAATGAATACGTTTTTTATTTAAAAACATAATTAGTTCAATCCTCTTTTTGCCAATTCCAGCATTATCACTGTTAACGCATTAGTTTTATTCATAACTTGTAAATTATGTACGAAATCCGCATAATTTGCCATTAAAATTTTCAGACTGTCATATAAAGTCTGCGCGGTAAGGTCTTTGTCTTCCAGCAAAACACCACCTTTTTTCTGTGTGACAAAGGCTGCGTTGTAAAATTGATGGTTATCGGCGGCATGGGGATAGGGCACATAAATAGCCGGTATTTCGTAGGCTGTTAGTTCGGCAATGCTCATGGCGCCAGCGCGGCTTATGGCAAATTTGATATCCGGCAGCATGTCAGTTACTTTGGAATGAAAAGGTAAAAGTTGAATTTTTATATCATCGAACAGATAACTACCCTGGCCCTGAACCGATAAACCGGGCATTTTTTCCAGTTCATTTTCAATTTCTCTGTAATTTTTGTTTCCGGTAAGCCAGATCAGTTCAAGCTTTTCTCCCGGCAACAGTTTTAATAATTCCAGCATAGTCCGGTTAAGCTTTCTGGCTCCCTGACTTCCACCCATGACCAGTACCTTGTTTTTCTTTTTTCTAATCAGGTGAGCACAAGAAGCGACCGGATTACCACTGCAGACAGTTTTTTTCACGGGTAAAATTTTTTTAAAATCGGGGAATCCGGTAAAGATAAGAGTAGCAAACGGGCTTAGGAAGCGGTTAACTCTTCCGGGGATGCTGTTCTGTTCCAGTAAAACCAGTGGGATTCTGAGAATTATCGACGCAATACTTACAGGAAAGGCAACATATCCTCCGGTAGAAAATACTGCTTTTGGTTTTTTATTTTTTAAAATTCGCAAGGCCTGACGAATGCCTTTAAGGATAAGCAGGGGATTTCTAGGTGACGTGGTTATTTCCATAAAAGGCACATCTTTAAGTAATTCTTTTTCCAGTCTGTTCCCTCCGATAAAAAGAAATTCACTTTGCAGTTGCCCGGCAATATTTAACGCCGGAGTAATGTGTCCTCCTGTGCCACCGCAGGTAAAAATAATCATTGGGTTATGTTCCTGTAACGTGAAATATTCAGTATTATTCCCGTAATCCACATAATCATTATTAAAGATGTACCGCCGAAACTGATAAAGGGCAGGGTTATACCCTTGGTAGGCATAAGATTGATGGTAACCGAGATATTAATAATAGCCTGAATGGCAATCCATAAGGCCAGACCGACACAAAGCAATTTGGAGAAAAGGTCCTGATTTCTGGCTGCAATCAGGAACGAGCGATAAATAAAAAAGAGAAAAAACAAAATAAAAATGGATGTGGCGATAAACCCAAATTCTTCGGCAATAATAGAAAAAATAAAGTCTGTATATTGTTGGGGCAAGTAGAAGAATTTTTGTCGTGATTGTCCGATTCCCAGGCCAAATAAACCTCCATTGCCAACCGCTATTAGCGACTGGATAATATGAAATCCTTTGCCCAGAGGGTCATCCCAAGGGTTTAAAAAAGCCGTTACCCGTTTCAACTGATAAGGATTATGTAGAATACTGAATATCGCAGCCAGTAAGGCCCCGGAAAAAATAGTTACCAGATAAACCATGGGGAAACCTGATATGAACAAGAGTATAAGGGAAACACTGCCAAGAACTATGGAAGTACCCAAGTCCGGCTGTTTCAGTACCAATAAAGCGGATATGCCGATAATAGTAAAAACTGGCAAAACCACTTGTTTGAAGTCTTTAAGATAGTCTTTTCGCAAATCAAGCAAATGGGAAACATATAAAAACAAGGTGAGCTTCAGTACATCAGAGGGCTGAAAGCGAAAGCCTGCAATGTTTATCCAGCGCGAGGACCCTCCCGCAGTGGAGCCGATATGCGGTATGTAAGTCAGCAGCACCAGAAACAGCGAACCGATCCATAGATAAAACGACCATTTGCGCCAGACCTGATGAGGGATCATATAGCCCAGCAAAAACGGAACGATGCCCATACCTATAAAAAGCAGATGTTTTTTAACGAAATAAAAACTGTCGTTATAAACCTTGAATCCCAGAATTGTTGATGAACTGATAATCATCATCAGCCCGAAGAGTACTAAAAATAAGGCCGCGAAAAAAAGCAGTTTATCGGGCTTACTTTTCGGCGGATAATCCTGATACCAGTTTTCTAAAGACATTTCCTCTTTCCTCAAAATTATGGAACTCATCAAAACTAGCACAACCGGGTGACAAAACAATTATATCTCTGTCGGCTGCTTTTTTAAAAGCCGTTTTTACAGCTTCCTTCATGGTTGGTTTTGACGCCAGCACCAGCCCGACACTCCGCAGATTTTCATTAAAAAATTCTCTGGCTTCACCGAAAGTTAAAACCCTAATCCTGCCTTTGCGGATCAGCTCAAACATGGGTTCGTAGGAAGCCTGTTTTTTTTGTCCTCCCAGTAAGAGTATCATGCGCTTTACATTGATTGACTTCAGTGCGGCTATTGTGGAATCGGGATTTGTAGCTTTGGAATCATTAATAAATTCGATATTTTTCACAATACCTACGGGTTCCAGCCTGTGCGGTATTTTTTTTATTTTTTTGACTTTTTGTACATAACTTTTCTTCTTTACCAGAGCAGCCGCGCTTAATGCGGCCAGTAGGTTGTCTTCATTATGTTTGCCCAGCAGAGGAGATGCAGCAAGTTCTTTGGCGAACATCTTTCTTCCCCGCGTAAAATCTATCAGCCGCACTTTTTTATTTTTTAACTTTTTAACTTTTTTAACTATCCACTCATCAGCTCCATTATAAATAAAAGCCTGATTTTCAGACTGCCGCTCAGCCAGGCTCATTTTGACATTGGCATAATTATCCATGGTTTTATGCCTGTCCAGATGGTCTTCGGTTATGGTCATCAGAATATAAATATCAGGTGTAAAAGCAGGAGACTGCTCGATTTGATAACTGGACATTTCCAGAGAGAAACTCACGGGAATTTCAGTTAAATTTTTACTTACATAATTGATCAGAGGGATTCCAACATTGCCGGCCATCGGTATGTCCAGCAGATCAGCCACCAGATGGGTTGTGGTCGTCTTGCCGTTTGTGCCGGAAATAGCAATGAAAAAGGGTAATTTGCCGAGGTGTTTAAAGAGAAGATAAGCCCATTCGATTTCACTAATAATCGGGAAGCTATATTTTTTACGATATTCTTCGGTCACAAGTCCGGGTGAAATAATGCCCAGATCGGGTTTAGCCTGCGGTGATACTTCCTGATATTCGGGGAATTCAGACAATTTGTTTCTCACAGCAGTCGCGGTCATACCTGTACCGAAAATGCAGATTTTCCTTATGTCGGACAAATTAAGCGCGGATATTTTTTGCATACTAACTGAAATTCATGGCAATGAGCAGGGCAAGGACACCGATTATCCAGAAGCGTGTTACTACCTTGTTTTCTGTCCAGCCGGAAAGTTCGAAATGATGATGCAACGGTGACATTTTGAATATGCGCTTGCCTTTGGTAAGCTTGAAATAGGAGACTTGCAGCATTACGGAAAGTGTTTCAATTACAAAGACAATTCCCAGAATCAGCAGTAAAAGTTCTTTGTGGATCAGGATGGATATCCCGGCAAGCACAGCGCCAAGAGAGAGCGAACCAATATCTCCCATGAAGATTTTAGCCGGATTTACATTAAACCAGAGAAAAGCAAATATTGTTCCCATAATGACCAGGGAAAGCATCATCAGATTGTAGTTGGAATTGAAAAAAGTAAAAAGGAAAATGCCGATAAAAGCTATCAAAAGGTTGCCGGCGGCCAGGCCGTCCAGGCCATCAGTTAGATTCACTGCATTGGAAAATCCTACAATCAGGAGAACGATAAATATATAGTAAACAAAAGCTGGTACATGAGAAAGGAGCCCTGACACACTTCCATAATGGTTGGCTGCGGCCAGTATACCTACAAATATGCTGGCTACAATAATTTGCAGGAGAAATTTATGTCTGGCTTTCAGCCCTTTATTTTGTCGCTTGAAGACCTTCTCCAGATCATCTATCATTCCAATAAGACCGAAACTGATAAGCAGAAAAAGTATCATATAAATGTTAAAATTAACGTAAGTCCTCTGAAATATCAGAACAAAAATAATAGAAATTATAATTGCCAGGCCGCCCATGGTAGGGGTTCCCTGTTTAGCCAGATGCGTTTGCGGTGCGTCTTTCAAGACATACTGCCGTACATTACGTTCTCTGAAAATATTAATAAGAAAATTGGTTAGAAAAAGGTTAAGACAAAAAGTGATAAGAAAAAGATTGATCATGGTTTTTTCAGGAGGTGTTCGATTATTTCTTCCATTTTTATTGAGCGTGATCCCTTAA harbors:
- the murC gene encoding UDP-N-acetylmuramate--L-alanine ligase; amino-acid sequence: MFLNKKRIHFIGIGGSGMNPLAKILIDMGYEVSGSDIKENVYTLRLKEMGAQIFYGHDESNIRLAEVVVISSAIKEDNIEYLMAKSNRMPIYKRAELLSFIMDKHENRIAVSGTHGKTTTTSFLSHYLQVEDKNPTFVIGAPLKHLNTASQFGTNEYIVAEADESDRSFLFLNPTVIVITNIEEEHLDEYEDLQDIIDTFSRFTDRLPPEKNCLIIHGDDENIKKINLKNKNVITYGLGENNIVQARNIRKKDQKIYFDVYIKGNLVAENICLNIPGMQNVLNSLVVFAFAYSHHLSLNNVTKSFLSFEGASRRFHKVGEVNEIEIYDDYAHHPTEIKYTLEAAKNFGKRVVAIFQPHRYSRYNAFYDKFAEVLDIADFVVVTNVYAAGESNSSNLSINNMLKLMNKNKTLYIKNIGDIGRTVMEIIKPGDLVITLGAGDITHVSKEIFQQLKAKNIEL
- the mraY gene encoding phospho-N-acetylmuramoyl-pentapeptide-transferase gives rise to the protein MINLFLITFCLNLFLTNFLINIFRERNVRQYVLKDAPQTHLAKQGTPTMGGLAIIISIIFVLIFQRTYVNFNIYMILFLLISFGLIGMIDDLEKVFKRQNKGLKARHKFLLQIIVASIFVGILAAANHYGSVSGLLSHVPAFVYYIFIVLLIVGFSNAVNLTDGLDGLAAGNLLIAFIGIFLFTFFNSNYNLMMLSLVIMGTIFAFLWFNVNPAKIFMGDIGSLSLGAVLAGISILIHKELLLLILGIVFVIETLSVMLQVSYFKLTKGKRIFKMSPLHHHFELSGWTENKVVTRFWIIGVLALLIAMNFS
- the ftsW gene encoding putative lipid II flippase FtsW; the protein is MSLENWYQDYPPKSKPDKLLFFAALFLVLFGLMMIISSSTILGFKVYNDSFYFVKKHLLFIGMGIVPFLLGYMIPHQVWRKWSFYLWIGSLFLVLLTYIPHIGSTAGGSSRWINIAGFRFQPSDVLKLTLFLYVSHLLDLRKDYLKDFKQVVLPVFTIIGISALLVLKQPDLGTSIVLGSVSLILLFISGFPMVYLVTIFSGALLAAIFSILHNPYQLKRVTAFLNPWDDPLGKGFHIIQSLIAVGNGGLFGLGIGQSRQKFFYLPQQYTDFIFSIIAEEFGFIATSIFILFFLFFIYRSFLIAARNQDLFSKLLCVGLALWIAIQAIINISVTINLMPTKGITLPFISFGGTSLIMIMWITGIILNISRYRNITQ
- a CDS encoding methyl-accepting chemotaxis protein is translated as MLKPLTVKKIGLIQLLLISFLMMFVLAIVAHQIMRNRLDQERTKYYPDLLHFLAFRVFEFKDHYQGQIKQLAANEKVILALKNNMEAKTLLYETLWPKIISDQRYMVNLVLLNTHGKVIADSLNGRVAFLEKYFEKEKLKTCSLRLIPGDLNRNYLFVSYPVRDKDQIIGYAGIIFDSVNLFRIIFGKDRFSMKYIIAMMDSESDTMIYENNSNVNVSLYNKKLLNAINKNRSVKLNKQKFIIFKESLENTDVSLIFMVQKLKSTNHSIIYVVGFYLFLLLLLVPIGLVFSRFFDVHVNYRLQKLKEAMKLMVNDDEIININFLTGDMFQELGEATTESGKQMHNLYKKIYATSINLADFSQKLLSAVRNAERGIHLLSRIIQDVSRGTNSQEEDTHNIAVDMQTMMNLLKNMAISSGVQVSEIQNTADAVKRNDDVMLDLAKTAEYQASEVNKTKNIIHQIATAIHEVSNEAIGIAQFANQTQEVAMQGQCIVSDTLESMVAIKKTVLDAAKIITTLGENSSKISAIIEFIDDISKQTNLLSVNAAIEAARAGEQGRGFAVVADEVRKLAERATNATREIAVLISKIQEDTDKAVKSMEDSTKQVEKGSNLAQEANNALNNIIEVVKNTVTQIESISAASEQVTASSIEVVTITANIADDIEDSNKAIHEFSTSFKELVELMNKVKEISIKNLNATNDIDDKYELTLEKVTKILEIAKRNTTLSKEANDSNQKMAFFMDKTNKLIGELAAHIAVIRDIGSAAHTQKDSTSNESVEITQNELSDVLNIEKR
- a CDS encoding UDP-N-acetylglucosamine--N-acetylmuramyl-(pentapeptide) pyrophosphoryl-undecaprenol N-acetylglucosamine transferase; translation: MIIFTCGGTGGHITPALNIAGQLQSEFLFIGGNRLEKELLKDVPFMEITTSPRNPLLILKGIRQALRILKNKKPKAVFSTGGYVAFPVSIASIILRIPLVLLEQNSIPGRVNRFLSPFATLIFTGFPDFKKILPVKKTVCSGNPVASCAHLIRKKKNKVLVMGGSQGARKLNRTMLELLKLLPGEKLELIWLTGNKNYREIENELEKMPGLSVQGQGSYLFDDIKIQLLPFHSKVTDMLPDIKFAISRAGAMSIAELTAYEIPAIYVPYPHAADNHQFYNAAFVTQKKGGVLLEDKDLTAQTLYDSLKILMANYADFVHNLQVMNKTNALTVIMLELAKRGLN
- the murB gene encoding UDP-N-acetylmuramate dehydrogenase, with protein sequence MNESTLNASKLSNLWATGLDYRVIYPENIEELLAIKEPYIVIGNGTNSFYLNPQKEAFVSLKLLKKITILPDCQIEAEAGVLLPEIIAKAKKFSLSGLEFTYPVPASLGGAIVQNFGAYDEEISNLLKKITVLNPKTKIISEIKITSKQKIFSYRSSTLKKEGLVLLNATLQFHKDTLDNINKKLSEMTYKRKNLYPLNHTLGSVFLNTKEYSAGKLLDEAGLKGFQYKNTFVSKQHANVIITKNSSVQEVNELIQIMKKKVKEKFKIELKEEIVIR
- the murD gene encoding UDP-N-acetylmuramoyl-L-alanine--D-glutamate ligase → MQKISALNLSDIRKICIFGTGMTATAVRNKLSEFPEYQEVSPQAKPDLGIISPGLVTEEYRKKYSFPIISEIEWAYLLFKHLGKLPFFIAISGTNGKTTTTHLVADLLDIPMAGNVGIPLINYVSKNLTEIPVSFSLEMSSYQIEQSPAFTPDIYILMTITEDHLDRHKTMDNYANVKMSLAERQSENQAFIYNGADEWIVKKVKKLKNKKVRLIDFTRGRKMFAKELAASPLLGKHNEDNLLAALSAAALVKKKSYVQKVKKIKKIPHRLEPVGIVKNIEFINDSKATNPDSTIAALKSINVKRMILLLGGQKKQASYEPMFELIRKGRIRVLTFGEAREFFNENLRSVGLVLASKPTMKEAVKTAFKKAADRDIIVLSPGCASFDEFHNFEERGNVFRKLVSGLSAEK